A region from the Biomphalaria glabrata chromosome 14, xgBioGlab47.1, whole genome shotgun sequence genome encodes:
- the LOC129923007 gene encoding uncharacterized protein LOC129923007 — protein MQQIQYFIFITQYLLQVVFCQRILLFPYNETKNCNISLVEENDRILMYGKVDFNGNIPASSFVNFKIKRKTETSFQFISFVKIPEDCDEVFHYGNCLKTDDHKVFLLFLNITAHEVTSEADIEVELVYRETTFCT, from the exons ATGCAACAGatccaatatttcatttttattactCAGTATCTTCTACAAG TTGTATTCTGTCAACGGATTCTACTCTTTCCCTACAATGAAACAAAGAACTGTAACATCAGTCTTGTGGAAGAGAATGATAGAATTCTGATGTATGGCAAAGTGGATTTCAATGGAAACATTCCTGCGTCATCATTTGTCAACtttaaaatcaaaagaaaaactgaaacgAGTTTTCAATTT ATTTCCTTTGTGAAAATTCCAGAAGACTGTGATGAAGTCTTTCACTACGGCAACTGTTTAAAAACTGATGACCATAAAGTGtttctattgtttttaaatataactgCACATGAAGTGACCAGCGAGGCAGACATAGAAGTAGAACTGGTTTACAGGGAAACAACTTTTTGTACGTAA